A stretch of Spodoptera frugiperda isolate SF20-4 chromosome 6, AGI-APGP_CSIRO_Sfru_2.0, whole genome shotgun sequence DNA encodes these proteins:
- the LOC118267814 gene encoding trans-1,2-dihydrobenzene-1,2-diol dehydrogenase: MTIRWGIVSAGKISNDFVNALNSSPDKGDQKIVAVAARDREKANEFAQIHNIMLSGTYEDMARCADVDVVYIGALNPYHYQLTKLYLEHGKHVLCEKPFGMSSDEVKKLVDLAKKKNLFLMEAVWSRCSPAYLEMEQAIQDGCIGEVKFLEVNFGFFSNAERIHKKEYGGSAVLDIGVYVLQFAQFVFKATPEKLTAIGNLNEHGVDYSETIILEYKGGKRAVLNTHTQLELCNRATVYGTKGRITLEAPFHFPTKMVMRTEAGETVKGFELHASKLPYNFENSAGLAYEAIEVANCIKKGLKESPRMTHKESIQLAEQEDLIRKQLGVSFD; this comes from the exons ATGACCATCCGATGGGGTATAGTATCTGCGGGGAAGATTAGCAATGATTTTGTAAACGCTTTAAATTCATCTCCTGATAAAGGAGATCAGAAGATAGTGGCTGTGGCGGCCCGAGATCGAGAGAAAGCTAACGAGTTTGCTCAAATCCATAACATTATGCTATCGGGTACTTACGAGGATATGGCGCGTTGTGCTGATGTTG ATGTAGTCTACATTGGGGCCTTAAATCCTTATCACTATCAGCTCACTAAATTGTACTTGGAGCATGGCAAACACGTTCTTTGTGAGAAACCCTTTGGAATGTCAAGTGATGAAGTCAAGAAGCTTGTGGATTTGGCTAAGAAGAAGAATCTGTTTTTGATGGAAGCAGTGTGGTCCCGCTGCTCTCCTGCTTACCTTGAAATGGAGCAAGCCATTCAAGATGGATGTATAGGAGAAGTGAAGTTTTTGGAAGTCAATTTCGGTTTCTTTAGTAACGCCGAGAGAATTCA CAAAAAAGAATATGGCGGCAGTGCAGTTCTTGATATAGGAGTATACGTGCTGCAGTTTGCACAGTTCGTGTTTAAAGCAACTCCAGAAAAGCTGACTGCTATTGGTAACCTGAATGAACATGGGGTGGACTATTCTGAAACTATCATTTTGGAGTATAAGGGCGGCAAACGGGCAGTTCTAAACACTCATACGCAGTTGGAACTGTGTAACAGGGCCACGGTTTATGGAACTAAGGGACGTATAACG TTGGAAGCCCCATTTCACTTCCCAACCAAAATGGTTATGCGCACTGAGGCAGGTGAAACGGTCAAAGGATTTGAACTGCACGCATCGAAATTACCATATAACTTCGAAAATAGCGCAGGACTTGCGTATGAGGCGATAGAAGTCGCAAACTGCATCAAAAAAG gtcTTAAAGAATCACCTCGGATGACCCACAAAGAAAGCATTCAGTTGGCAGAACAAGAGGACCTAATTCGAAAGCAATTGGGCGTCTCTTTTGActga